The Faecalibacterium sp. I3-3-89 sequence CGGCAACTTCCCCGAGGTGGCCAACACCTATGTGCAGGCGTCCACCTTCCCCCGCGTCATGATCGTGGGCGTGGTCATCTTCTCCGTCATCCTGCTCCTCCAGTCCATCTTCAAGCTGATGGGCACCATGAAGGAGGGCGACCCCACCGCAGTTGAGGTCGGCACCCTGAACCCCCTGAAGGACAAGGGTCTGGCCGCAGCCTACTTCGTCATCCTCCTCTGCGTGCTGTTCGCCGCCCTCTTCAAAAGCTGCGGCTACATCCTGTGCGCAATGGTGCTGTCGATGATCATCATGTTCCTCATCGGCAAGCGCAACTGGGTGCAGATGATCCTTGTGAGCATTCTGGTGCCGCTGCTGATGTGGCTGGTGTTCTACAAGGTGCTTACCGTCAATATTCCGCTGGGTCCGCTGAACTTCCTGCGCACCCTCGTGGACATGATTTAAGGAGGGAGCACAGTTATGGATTTTAGTCTGCTTCTTTCCAGCTACGCGACTGTCTGGTCCAACCCCGAGGTCCTTCTGATGACCTTCATCGGTGCGCTGGGCGGCGTTCTGCTGGGCGCGATCCCGGGCATGACCGCCACCATGGGCGTGGCGCTGCTCATCCCCTTCTCCTTTGGCATGGATCTCATCCCGTCCATCGGCCTGCTGCTGGGCATCTACTGCGGCGGTATGTACGGCGGCTCCATCTCCGCCATCCTCATCCACGCCCCCGGCACGCCCGCCGCAGCCGCCACCCTGCTGGACGGCTACCCCATGTGCAAGAAGGGTCAGGCCGGCAAGGCCCTGTCCGTCGCCATGTTCGCGTCCTTCTGCGGCGGCGTCATCGGCGCACTGGTCATGACCTTCCTGTCTCCGCTGGTCGCTGACATGGCCATGAACTTTGGCCCCGGCGAGATGTTCATGCTGGCCGTCTTCGGCCTGTCGGTCATCGTCGCAATTTCCGGCAAGTCCGTGGCCAAGGGCCTCATCAGCGCCTTCTTCGGTATGCTGCTGTGCACCGTCGGTCTCGACCCCACCAACGGCATCCCCCGCTTCATCACCACCAAGCAGACCGGCCTGCTGGACGGCTTCCAGTTCATCCCTACCCTGATCGGTCTGTTCGCAGTCTCTGAGGTCATCGCCGGCGTGGAGCGCATCATCCGCGGCGAGGAGCAGGAGCAGAGATCCAACGAGAAGATCACCAACGTCCTGCCGGACTGGAAGACCATCAAGAAGATCTGGCCCAACATCCTCTCCGGCGGCCTCATCGGCACCTTCATCGGTGCCATCCCCGGTGCAGGCGGTGACATCGCCGTCTTCGTCTCCTACGGCGCCAGCAAGTCCGCCAGCAAGCACCCCGAGCTGTACGGCACCGGCATCCCCAACGGCGTTGCGGCGACCGAGTCCGCCAACAACGGCTGCTCCGGCGGCGCAATGATCCCCCTGCTGTCTCTGGGCGTCCCCGGTGACTCCGTCACGGCCATCCTGCTGGGTGCCTTCATCATGAAGGGCATCACCCCCGGCCCCATGATGTATGTCACCGAGCTGCCCACCGTCTACCGCGTCTTCGCAGCTCTGATGCTGGCAAACCTCTGCATGCTGGTGGTGGGCTGCCTCGGCGTCCGCTTCTTTGCAAAGATCGTCTCTGTCGAGAAGAAGATGCTCTACCCCATCATCCTCGTCATCTCCCTGCTGGGCGCTTTCTCCATCAACAAGAATGCCTTTGACGTGGGCGTCTGTGTCGCCTTCGGCATCATCGGCTGGCTGATGAACAAGTACGAGTTCCCCCTTTCTCCCATCCTGCTGGCCCTTATTCTGGGACCCATGTGCGAGAAGAACTTCGTGCGCTACATGAACATCCAGCGCGGAAACTTCTTCGCCATCACCACCTCTCCCATCGCTATGGTCTTTGCAAGCGTAGCCATCCTCGTTATCATCTACTCGGTCTATAACCAGAGCAAGATCAACAAGCGCACCGCTGCAAACGCTGCACAGGAGAAGGCATAAGCTCAACATCCTGACAAGCTCTGTCTGTTACATTCCCATGAAGCTGCGGCTGTCCCGTTCCGTCGGGGCGGCCGCACTTCGCTTTGGGCAGCAAAAACGGAGGTCTGTTTATGTGGTTTGTATTTGCACTGTGCTCGGCCCTGTTTGCGGCCCTTACCTCGATCCTGGCCAAGGTGGGCATCGAGGGGGTCAACTCCACTCTGGCCACCGCCATCCGCACTGTGGTGGTGCTGGCCATGAGCTGGGGCATGGTGTTCCTCACCCGGGCCCAGGGGGGCATGGGGGAGATCAGCCGCCGGAGTTGGCTCTTCCTCATCCTATCGGGGCTGGCCACCGGGGCGTCCTGGATGTGCTACTACCGGGCCCTGCAGCTTGGCCGGGCCTCTCAGGTGGTGCCCATCGACAAGCTCAGCGTGGTGATCACCCTGGTGCTGGCCTTTGTGTTCCTCCACGAGCCCTTTACCGCCAAAAGTATGGTGGGCTGCGCCCTCATCGCCGCCGGCACCCTGTTTATGGTGCTGTAAGAGGGTAAGCTCCCTGCAAACAACAAGGCCCTCCCGGTTTTGCCCGGGAGGGCCTTATCGTTTTGCTGCACGCTTACTTTTCGGCGGGCGTCTCCGGAGCAGCGGGCGCTTCCGAATGGTGGCACTTGGCCAGCATATCCAGCTCCGGCATCAGCTCGGTGCTGATGACCGACAGCATCTGCTCCATCTTGTCGCAGTCCTCTGCGGGGAACCGCTGACGCACCCGCTCGATGACGGTGTGCAGGTAGGAGTAGCTGATGCTGTAGTAATCGATGTATTTCTGGGTGGGGCGCAGATAGTACTCGCGGCGGTCGGTGGTGGACTGGATCTTCTCCACATAGCCCTTTTTCACGAGGCTGCCGATCTTGTAGGCCGCGTTGGGAGTGGAAATGCGCATCATGCGGGAGAACTCCGCAATGGTCGGCTCGCCCATCGCCATGATGCCCTCCATGCAGAAGGACTCCACCGTGGTCAGCGTGGCCTCGCGGGTGGCAAAGCGCTGAAATACATTTTGATAAAAGTGCAGCTTGAATTTGGTATAAACGTCCTGAAAGACTTCTTCCAGCATGGATTCTCCTTCCATGAGCCTAATAGCTCAAAAAATTTACTCTTTTTACAGTATACCATGATTCTGGCCGGAGGGGAAGAGAAAAATCCACGATTTTGGTGGAAATTTTAGGCTTTTCCAGACTTTTTCTTCCCGGGATGGCCCATCCGTGCCCTGACGATGCTCAGGATCACAAGCTCGATGACGACGGCACAGGCCAGCAGCACGAAGGAGGTCAGGACGTTGGCAGCCTCGCCGAGGACGGCCTGCGCTGCGCCGCAGAGCAGGTAGCAGCCCGCCGAGATGGCGGCGGCGGTCATGGCGTAGGGCAGCTGAGTGGAGACGTGGTTGACATGGCTGCAGTGGGCACCGGCAGAAGCCATGATGGTGGTGTCGGAGATGGGCGAGCAGTGGTCGCCGCAGACCGCGCCGGACAGGCAGGCGGCGATGGAGACCACCAGCATCTCACCCTCCGGGAACGCATGGCAGACGATGGGCACGAGGATGGAGAAGGTACCCCACGAAGTGCCGGTGGCGAAGGCGAGGAAGACGGCCACGAGGAAGATGATGATGGGCAGCAGGTACTGCAGCGCCGCAGCGGAGCCGCTGAGCAGGCTGGCGACGTAGTATTTTGCGCCCAGCAGGCCGGTCATGCCGGAAAGGGTCCACGCCAGCGTCAGGATGAGCATGGGGCTGACCATCGCTTTGAAGCCCTCGGGGATGCAGGCGGCGAAGTCCTGAAAGGTCATGACGCCCCGCACCCGGTAGAAGACGAAGGTGAACATCAGGGCGATGGAGCTGCCCATCACGAGGCCCACAGAGGCGCTGCAATTTGCGAAGGCGGTGATGAAGTCCACGCCCTCGAAAAAGCCGCCGGTGTACACCATGCCGAAGATGCAGGCCGCGATGAGCACCAGCACCGGTGCGATGAGGTCTACCACATGGCCGCGGGCGTCGGAGCCGTCGTCCACATCGTCGCCGTAGGGGCGGTCGTCGGTGGTGAAGAGGTCGCCCAGCAGGGCGTTGTCCTCGTGCTTCTTCATGGGGCCGTAGTCGAAGCCGCTGAAGATGAGGAAGAGGCTCATCACCATCGTGAGGATGGCGTAGTAGTTATAGGGGATGGTGCGCAGGAACATGGTGAAGCCGTTGATGCCCGAGCCTTCCGGCACCGAGGAGGTGACGGCGGCAGCCCAGCTGGACACCGGCGCGATGATGCAGATGGGGGCGGCGGTGGCGTCGATGAGGTAGGCCAGCTTTGCGCGGGAGACCTTCTGCCGGTCCGTGACCGGGCGCATGACGGAGCCGACGGTCAGGCAGTTGAAATAGTCGTCCACAAAGATGAGGATGCCCAGCAGCAGGGTGGCGAACTGTGCGCCTGCCCGGGTGTGGATGTGGGTGGAGGCCCAGCGGCCGAACGCGGCGCTGCCGCCGGCCTTGTTCATCAGGGCCACAAGGATGCCCAGCATCACCAGAAAGACGAGGATGCCCACATTGCTGGAATCGGACAGCTTGGAGATCATACCGCCGTCCTCGTTGAAAAAGAGGGTGGTCAGCGCAAGCTCAAGGTTGCCGTTGGCGTAGAGCAGCGCACCGGTGGCGATGCCCACCAGCAGCGAGGTGTAGACCTCCTTGGTGTTCAGGGCCAGAACGATGGCCACCACAGGGGGCAGCAGGGAGAGCGCAGAGCTGTATACTGCGCAGGTGTAGGTGGAGGGGTCGGCGATCTTGCCGGGCGTTGCTGCGGTGCACCACAGCAGCAGGGCAAACACCAGAAGAGCACCCACCCACGAAAGATTGGTTTTTTCATGATAAGCTCCTCACTTGATTTTTTTGCGGTCTGCCGGGCAGACTATCCCCAAGAACGGGACGGAAGGGGGTGTTGGCTGCGCCGGACTATAAAGCGATGTATCTGGAACTGTTCCGCGCCAGCGAGCAGGCAGCCCGGCTCCTGCAGGAAGCACAGGCCCGGGCCGAGCAGCAGCTTCTGGCTGCCGACCCGCCGCCCATCGAGCTTGCCGGGCGCGGAGAGCAAAAAGAGTCTTAGCCCTTCTTGCTCTCGGCCTTGGCGGCAAATTTGGCGTCGTTGACCACGAAGCGCTCGTGGACGCCGCCGCCCACGGGGCCTTTCTCGTCGTACAGGGACACCTTGAACACCAGCTTGCGGCCCTCCACAGCGGTCAGCTCGCTCTCGCAGGTGACGGTCATGCCCACGGGGGTGGGGGCGGTGTGCTCCAGCTCCAGCTTGGTGCCCACAGAGCCGCAGCCCTCGTCCAGTGCGTCGGCGACGCTCATCCAGCAGGTCTTTTCGGCCAGCGCCACCAGTGCGGGGGTGGCGAAGACGTTCAGCGTGCCGCTGCCCATCGTCTTGGCGGTGTTTTCGGGGGTGACGGCGACGCTCTGTCTGCCGCGGATGCCAGTCTCTAACATAAAAATGCCTTCTTTCTCAAATCTTCGTCCTGCCGCAGTTTGCGGCAGATAATTTCACATTCGTAAGGATACCACAAAATATCGGTCATTGCATCTGTTTTCGGGATTTTTTCTCCAAAACTCTTTCCGCCTGAAGCCAAAAGCGGTATCATAAGCTGGACAGGGAGGGAGAGAAGATGAATGATTTCTGGAAATCCTACGACATCACCCACGCTGAATTTGGAGCCGATTACCGGTGTTATCCGCTGTATGGCGGCATCCACCTCACAGAATTGGCTCTTTCGCTTGCATTCATTGGAGGAATGGCTTGGTGGTATCGCCGCAGCTCTGCCCGCACCCGGCGGCGTATTTTAATAGGAGTCACTCTCCTACTTGTGCTGGACGAAGCTGCCCTCCTGCTGGGGATGGAGCTGACCGGTCAATGGAACTGGAGTTATCTGCCCCTGCACCTGTGCAGCATCAATGTCTTTGTCTGCCTATATAACACCCTCACGGACAGGAATTGGTGCAAAGAGGAGCTTTATGCGCTCTGCATTCCGGGTGCGGCGCTGGCCCTGCTCTGCCCCAGCTGGCTGGATGTCCCCTCTTGGTGGACGCTCATCAATCTGCACTCCGTCAGCATCCATGCCCTGCTGGTACTCTATCCTACCCTGCTGGTGGTGGGTGGCTATCGTCCCAGCCCTCGGCGAATCCCACAGGTGCTGGCGTTCTTGTTTGGATCCGCCCTGCCCATCTACTTTTTGAATAAGTCCCTTAACACCAACTTCTATTTCCTCAATAATCCCTATGGGAATATCATCACCAGTACATTTACAGAGCTGCTAGGCGAAAAGTATTATATTCTGGGCTTTCTGCCTGCCATCGCGCTGGCGCTGGCCGTTATGTATCTGCCGTGGGCCTTGAAGGAGTGGCGGAGCAGAGGGAGGACATAAAACACAGCAGGGATGTTTTGAAGAAAAAAATTATGGGGAAAATTTGTTAAAATTCAATAAAACAAAATATGGAAGTACCTAAAGGAGAACGATACAGCAAATACGGCTGCATAAAAATCGAAAAGAATATATAGAGGAAAAGCAATTCGAATAGAGTTGCTTTTTTCTTTCCAAATCACACTCTTCCTGCAAAATGAAACCGCAAGCTGATTGCAAATTTCCGGCGTTTTACGGTTTGTTTTATCAATTCTGAGGGCATGATGAGTTTTTGTGCCAAAACGCTTGACAGGGGGGCGTCTGCGTGTTATCATGAATACATGAACAGATGTTCATATGTAAAAACGAAAGGGTGACAACGATGGCTGAAGAAGTCACTTCCCCCGAAAAACTGCCCAAGGCTCCGCCGGTGCTGCCGGACGATGAGATGCTTTATGAGCTGGCCGACCTGTTCCGGGTGTTCGGCGACTCCACCCGCATCAAGATCCTCTATGCCCTCCACGACGACGAGCTTTGCGTGCAGGACATCGCAAACTCCGTCCAGCTCAGCCAGTCGGCGGTGAGCCACCAGCTGCGGGTGCTGAAGGACACAAAGCTCGTCCGCTTCCGCCGCGACGGCAAGACCGTCTACTATGCGCTGGACGACGACCATGTGCGCAGCATCCTCTCGATGGGCATGGACCATATCGAAGAGTGATGCCCCCTGAAATGCTGCAAGCTTTGCTGCACCCTGCGGCGGAGCGGCTATATAGAAAGAAAGGCTGGTACTTATTATGAAAAAGAGCTACAAGATCGAAGTGGACTGCGCAAACTGCGCTCAGAAGATGGAGGATGCCGCCAACACCGTTTCCGGCGTGGCAAAGGCTACCGTCAGCTTCATGACCCAGAAGATGAACGTCGAGTTTGCCGAAGGCGCTGACCCCAAGGCCACCATGCAGAACGTCCTCGTTGCCTGCAAGAAGGTGGAGGATGACTGCGAGATCTTCGGCATCTGAGCGTCTGCCGCAGCGGACGAGATGCGGGTGGAAACTGTGGAAAAATAAATCGGTTTTCAACAATTTCCACCGTGTTTTCAACATCCTTTGCGCAAAAGTGGAAAAATAAACGCGCATTTGAGGCTTTTTGCGGGAAAACATCGTGGAAAAGCCGGGGGAAAGGGTGGAAAACAAGCCCCTTGTGGGGAAAACCTGTTGAATCTGAGAAAAGTGCCCCAAAGGAGGCCTGAGACCCATGACGAAAAAACAAAAGAAAATGCTCTACCGCATCCTCGCCGCTCTGGCGCTGGTGCTGGTGCTCAAGCTGCTGCCGCCCCTGCCCATGGCGGCAGAGCTGCTGCTCTACTGCATCCCCTACCTCGTGGTGGGCTGGGACGTGCTCCGCAAGGCTCTGTTGGGCATCAAGAACCGTCAGGCCTTCGATGAGTGCTTCCTGATGGCAGTCGCCACCGTGGGCGCATTCGCGCTGGGCGACTACGTCGAGGGCTGCGCCGTTATCATCTTCTACCAGATCGGCGAGCTGTTCCAGAGCGTGGCCGTCGGCAAGAGCCGCCGCAGCATCTCGGCCCTGATGGACATCCGGCCCGACTATGCCAACATCGAGGGCGAGGACGGCAAGCTGGAACAGGTGGACCCCGACGAAGTCGAGGTGGGCACGGTCATTGTGGTCCAGCCCGGTGAGCGTGTGCCCATCGACGGCGTCATCGTCGAGGGCGCTTCCACCCTGAACACTGCCGCCCTCACCGGCGAGAGCCTGCCCCGCGATGTCCAGTCCGGGGATGAGGTCATCAGCGGCTGCGTCAATATGAGCGGCCTGCTCCGGGTCAGGACCACCAAGGAGTTCGGCGAATCCACCGTCTCCAAGATCCTCGACCTTGTGGAAAATTCCAGCATGAAGAAGGCTCGGGCTGAAAACTTCATCACCCGCTTTGCCCGGTTTTACACCCCGGCGGTCTGCTACGGCGCTCTGGCGCTGGCCTTCATCCCCCCCGTCGTCCTGCTTCTCATGGGCCAGCCGGCCCGCTTCGGGGACTGGGTCTACCGTGCCCTCACCTTCCTCGTCATCAGCTGCCCCTGCGCTCTGGTCATCTCCATCCCGCTGAGCTTCTTCGGCGGCATCGGCGGCGCGTCCGCCTGCGGTATCCTCGTCAAAGGCTCTACCTATCTGGAAGAGCTGGCCAACACCGGCGTCGTGGTCTTCGATAAGACCGGCACCCTGACGCAGGGCACTTTTAAAGTCACTAAGATCTGCCCCGTGGAGGGCGGTGCGGAGGAAGCCCTCGTGGAGGCTGCTGCGCTGGCCGAGAGCTGGTCGAAGCATCCCATCTCCCTGAGCATCAAGGCCGCATACGGCAGGGACATCGATGCCGCCCGCGTCACCGATGTGGAAGAGCTGGGCGGCCACGGCGTCACCGCCAAGGTGGATGGCAGGCCGGTGGCGGCGGGCAACGCCCGCCTGATGGAGAAGCTGGGCCTTTCTGTCCCCGATGTGCCCCAGACCGGCACCATCGTCCATGTGGCCATCGACGGCAGGTATGCGGGCTACCTGCTCATCGCCGATGTGGTGAAGCCCCACAGTGCACAGGCCATAAAGGGCCTCAAGCAGGCCGGCGTCCGCAAGACGGTCATGCTGACCGGCGACGCCGAGCCGGTGGCGAAGGCCGTCTCGGCAGAGCTGGGCCTCGATGAGTACCATGCGGGCCTGCTGCCCGGCGACAAGGTGGACCAGATCGAGAAGCTCATCGCCGAGAAGCGGCCCAAGGAGAATCTGGCCTTCGTGGGCGACGGCATCAACGACGCCCCCGTCCTCTCCCGCGCTGACATCGGCATCGCCATGGGCGCACTCGGCTCGGACGCCGCCATCGAGGCCGCAGACGTCGTCCTGATGGACGACGACCCGGCTAAGATCGCCCTCGCCATGCGCATTGCCCGCCGCACCAAGGGCATCGTCTACCAGAACATCGTCTTTGCGCTGGCCATCAAGGCGGCCTGCCTGCTGCTGGGCGCGCTGGGCATCGCCAATATGTGGGCCGCCATCTTCGCGGACGTCGGCGTTATGGTCCTCGCTGTTCTGAACGCCACCCGCGCCCTCTACACGAAGGACCTCGTGAAGAAGGATAAGCTGGACTAAGGGCCGCATCCTATCGCAAAAAGAAAGCATCCGCAGAGGGTGTTTCTCCGAAAAAAGCTCGGAGAGCCGCCTCTGCGGATGCTTTTTGTCTGTTGGCAGGGGGAAACTCCTCTCTTGCAATGTATTATAAACCTGTTATAATACTAGAATGGAGGGTTGAAGCCAATGCAAGAACAAAACGAAATAAAATTGAACCGTGCGCCGGTGTGGCGCGCGTTCCGGGCCGCAGCGCCCCAGACGCTGCCGGTGTTTGCCGGATATTTGGTGCTGGGCCTCGGCTACGGCATCTATGTGCAGTCGCTGGGTCTGCCGGTCTGGCTGCCGCCCCTGATGGGCACGGTGGTGTATGGCGGCTCGCTGGAATTTGTGCTGGCGTCACTGCTGTTGGGCAGCTTTGCGCCGGTGTCGGCCTTTCTGATGGCCCTGATGATCCAGGCGCGGCACCTCTTCTACGGCCTGACCATGCTGCAGCGCTACCGGGGCTACGGCCTGCGCAGCGCCTACATGATCTTCGCCATGAGCGATGAGACGTTCTCCATCACCTGCTCAGCAGAGCCGCCGGAGGGGGTGGACCGGGGCTGGTTCATGTTCTTCATCACCCTGCTGGACCAGTTCTACTGGGTCGCCAGCGCGGCCATGGGGGCGGCCCTCGGCGCAGTCCTGCCCTTCAGCACCGAGGGCGTCGATTTTGTCATGACGGCCATGTTTGTGGTCATCTTCCTCAACCAGTGGGAGAAGGAAAAGCAGCACGCCAGCGCCGTCATCGGTCTCGCTGCACCGCTGGTCTGCCTGCGCATCTTTGGCGCGGGCAGCTTCCTCATCCCCTCGATGGTCTGCATCCTCGCGGCCCTGCTCCTGCTCCGCCGCCCCATCGAGGCCAAGGAAAGCGAGGCGGTACGATGAGTGATCTCCAATTCATCCTGACCATCGCCGTCTGTGCGGCGGCGACCATGCTCACCCGGTTTTTGCCTTTTCTGGTGTTCGGCTCCCGGGGCGGCAGGGTGCCCGAGGTGGTGGAATATCTGGGCCATGTGCTGCCCGCCGCTATCTTCGGGATGCTCATCGTCTACTGCCTCAAGGGCGTCAGTTTTGCCACAGGCAGCCACGGCATCCCCGAGGCCATCGCCATCGGCGTGACCGTCGCGCTCCATAAGTGGAAGCATCAGACGCTCGTCTCCATCGCAGGCGGCACGCTGTGCTATGTGCTGCTGGTGCAGATGGTGTTCTGAAAATGTGGTCGTGCTGGTCAAATCGGCACGATTTTTGTTTTTTAGTGATAGAACGTATCAAAATTGACCTGCCGGTAGAACCGCTGCTGCAACTGATCGAAGCTGTCGCAGTCCTGTGCCAGCAGCCACATGATCTTGGTCACGACGGCCTCGATGGTCATATCGTGGGCCTCGAGGAAACGGAAGCGGTTCTTGACCCGCTTGCCCACCTCGTAGATGCCCACATCGCTGCCCTCGTAAGTCACCTGTGTGGTGAGGATGAGCACCTTGCGGGTCTTGTCGTAGTCGCCGAGGCCCTCGGCAAAGGCGTCCATCAGCCGCTGAGGGATGCCGCCCACGCCGAAGCTCTCCACGATGACGCAGTCGTAGAGCCGGAAGATGTCCGGGATGAGGTCGGGGCTGAGGCCCGGCGTCAGCTTGAGCAGAAAGACCCGGGGGCTGAGGGCGCGGCCAAACTCCACCGGGCCGGTGGGCCATGGCGAGGGAACATACCGCACCAGACGGTCGCCCTGTACCAGCGCCAGCGCCGGAAAATTTACGGAGGCGAACGCGTCGTAGCTGATGGTCTTGTTCTTTTTGGCGCGGGTGCCCGCGATGACGTGCCCGCCGAACACCACCATAACGCCCCGGCTGCCGGGGTCAAGGGCGCAGATGACGCTGTCGCGCAGGTTTTTCTTGGCGTCGGTGATCTCGTTGGAGATGGGCTGCTGTGCGCCGGTGAGGATGATGGGCTTGTCGGCGTTCTGGATGAGGTAGGACAGTGCCGCCGCCGAGTAGGCCAGTGTGTCGGTGCCGTGGCAGATGATGAAGCCGTCGTAGAGGGCATAATTTTCCTGCACGGCCTTTGCCATCATCAGCCAGTGCTCCGGGCCGAGGTCGGTGCTGTCGATGCTGCACAGGGCCAGCGTGTCGGGGCAGCAGAGGTCGTTCAGCTCGGGCAGATGGGCCAGCAGCTCTTCGCTGGTGAGCACGGGCTTGAGGCCCTGCTGGGTGCGGACGCTGGCGATGGTGCCGCCGGTGGTGATGAAAAGCAGGCGCTGCTTTGTGGACATAAGTAAAAGCCTCCATTGGGAAGATAAAAAATCAAATTCAAGGAAAGTATAACACACTCTCCGGCCCTTGCAAAGTGGAGTTCCGGCGGGAAATGGAGGCTTTTGGGACTTGGTCACAGAAATGTGGGGATTTTGGTGTATAATAGAAGAGTAGAGCGAGGTTGCGCGGGGTGAGGTTTCTTTAAGTGGGCTTGCGCGCCTGTGCGCGGGGCAGAGCGCTCTTACGCTAGGTTAATGTTCTCTTTTGCGTGCCAAAAGAGAACCAGAAAAGCACCCGCTACTTTCGAGGCGCGGGAGGCGACGGGTTGCGGCTCCCAGCGTCTGCTTCGCTACCGCTCGCATCCTGCTGGCCGCTGCCCCAACAGCTCCTCCCTGTATCCGCCGCAGGCGGCGGTCGTCGCCGTTGCAAGAAAGGGGCTGCTCGCCCCTTTCAGACCCCGAAGGAGTAGTCGAAACGGAAAAAAGCTAGCCGCTGCGCTAAACGCTTTTTTCTCGTTTCTCCGACTTGCTGCTTCGCAGCTGGTGTTACGCCTTTGCAGGGCGTGAAGTTCAGCGACGACGTGAAATATTCGGCGGAGCCGTAAATGGGAGAAGCACAAAAAAATGCGCAACAGCGACGACCGCCGCCTGCGGCGGATACAGGGAGGAGCTGTTGGGGCCGCGGTCAGCAGGACACGAGTGCCGCTCAAGGCACGAAGTGGACGCTGGGCACCGCAACCCGTCTTAGCGAAGCGGCTAGCATTTTTGTGCTTCGACTTCCTCTTTGGAATCGTTAAGG is a genomic window containing:
- a CDS encoding tripartite tricarboxylate transporter TctB family protein — protein: MNKNKMKTMAFSNLIGSIIFLAIGIWAWFQTGNFPEVANTYVQASTFPRVMIVGVVIFSVILLLQSIFKLMGTMKEGDPTAVEVGTLNPLKDKGLAAAYFVILLCVLFAALFKSCGYILCAMVLSMIIMFLIGKRNWVQMILVSILVPLLMWLVFYKVLTVNIPLGPLNFLRTLVDMI
- a CDS encoding tripartite tricarboxylate transporter permease, whose protein sequence is MDFSLLLSSYATVWSNPEVLLMTFIGALGGVLLGAIPGMTATMGVALLIPFSFGMDLIPSIGLLLGIYCGGMYGGSISAILIHAPGTPAAAATLLDGYPMCKKGQAGKALSVAMFASFCGGVIGALVMTFLSPLVADMAMNFGPGEMFMLAVFGLSVIVAISGKSVAKGLISAFFGMLLCTVGLDPTNGIPRFITTKQTGLLDGFQFIPTLIGLFAVSEVIAGVERIIRGEEQEQRSNEKITNVLPDWKTIKKIWPNILSGGLIGTFIGAIPGAGGDIAVFVSYGASKSASKHPELYGTGIPNGVAATESANNGCSGGAMIPLLSLGVPGDSVTAILLGAFIMKGITPGPMMYVTELPTVYRVFAALMLANLCMLVVGCLGVRFFAKIVSVEKKMLYPIILVISLLGAFSINKNAFDVGVCVAFGIIGWLMNKYEFPLSPILLALILGPMCEKNFVRYMNIQRGNFFAITTSPIAMVFASVAILVIIYSVYNQSKINKRTAANAAQEKA
- a CDS encoding EamA family transporter, whose product is MWFVFALCSALFAALTSILAKVGIEGVNSTLATAIRTVVVLAMSWGMVFLTRAQGGMGEISRRSWLFLILSGLATGASWMCYYRALQLGRASQVVPIDKLSVVITLVLAFVFLHEPFTAKSMVGCALIAAGTLFMVL
- a CDS encoding MarR family winged helix-turn-helix transcriptional regulator — translated: MLEEVFQDVYTKFKLHFYQNVFQRFATREATLTTVESFCMEGIMAMGEPTIAEFSRMMRISTPNAAYKIGSLVKKGYVEKIQSTTDRREYYLRPTQKYIDYYSISYSYLHTVIERVRQRFPAEDCDKMEQMLSVISTELMPELDMLAKCHHSEAPAAPETPAEK
- a CDS encoding Na+/H+ antiporter NhaC family protein: MGALLVFALLLWCTAATPGKIADPSTYTCAVYSSALSLLPPVVAIVLALNTKEVYTSLLVGIATGALLYANGNLELALTTLFFNEDGGMISKLSDSSNVGILVFLVMLGILVALMNKAGGSAAFGRWASTHIHTRAGAQFATLLLGILIFVDDYFNCLTVGSVMRPVTDRQKVSRAKLAYLIDATAAPICIIAPVSSWAAAVTSSVPEGSGINGFTMFLRTIPYNYYAILTMVMSLFLIFSGFDYGPMKKHEDNALLGDLFTTDDRPYGDDVDDGSDARGHVVDLIAPVLVLIAACIFGMVYTGGFFEGVDFITAFANCSASVGLVMGSSIALMFTFVFYRVRGVMTFQDFAACIPEGFKAMVSPMLILTLAWTLSGMTGLLGAKYYVASLLSGSAAALQYLLPIIIFLVAVFLAFATGTSWGTFSILVPIVCHAFPEGEMLVVSIAACLSGAVCGDHCSPISDTTIMASAGAHCSHVNHVSTQLPYAMTAAAISAGCYLLCGAAQAVLGEAANVLTSFVLLACAVVIELVILSIVRARMGHPGKKKSGKA
- a CDS encoding thioesterase family protein codes for the protein MLETGIRGRQSVAVTPENTAKTMGSGTLNVFATPALVALAEKTCWMSVADALDEGCGSVGTKLELEHTAPTPVGMTVTCESELTAVEGRKLVFKVSLYDEKGPVGGGVHERFVVNDAKFAAKAESKKG
- a CDS encoding YwaF family protein — encoded protein: MNDFWKSYDITHAEFGADYRCYPLYGGIHLTELALSLAFIGGMAWWYRRSSARTRRRILIGVTLLLVLDEAALLLGMELTGQWNWSYLPLHLCSINVFVCLYNTLTDRNWCKEELYALCIPGAALALLCPSWLDVPSWWTLINLHSVSIHALLVLYPTLLVVGGYRPSPRRIPQVLAFLFGSALPIYFLNKSLNTNFYFLNNPYGNIITSTFTELLGEKYYILGFLPAIALALAVMYLPWALKEWRSRGRT
- a CDS encoding ArsR/SmtB family transcription factor, producing MAEEVTSPEKLPKAPPVLPDDEMLYELADLFRVFGDSTRIKILYALHDDELCVQDIANSVQLSQSAVSHQLRVLKDTKLVRFRRDGKTVYYALDDDHVRSILSMGMDHIEE
- a CDS encoding cation transporter, coding for MKKSYKIEVDCANCAQKMEDAANTVSGVAKATVSFMTQKMNVEFAEGADPKATMQNVLVACKKVEDDCEIFGI
- a CDS encoding heavy metal translocating P-type ATPase → MTKKQKKMLYRILAALALVLVLKLLPPLPMAAELLLYCIPYLVVGWDVLRKALLGIKNRQAFDECFLMAVATVGAFALGDYVEGCAVIIFYQIGELFQSVAVGKSRRSISALMDIRPDYANIEGEDGKLEQVDPDEVEVGTVIVVQPGERVPIDGVIVEGASTLNTAALTGESLPRDVQSGDEVISGCVNMSGLLRVRTTKEFGESTVSKILDLVENSSMKKARAENFITRFARFYTPAVCYGALALAFIPPVVLLLMGQPARFGDWVYRALTFLVISCPCALVISIPLSFFGGIGGASACGILVKGSTYLEELANTGVVVFDKTGTLTQGTFKVTKICPVEGGAEEALVEAAALAESWSKHPISLSIKAAYGRDIDAARVTDVEELGGHGVTAKVDGRPVAAGNARLMEKLGLSVPDVPQTGTIVHVAIDGRYAGYLLIADVVKPHSAQAIKGLKQAGVRKTVMLTGDAEPVAKAVSAELGLDEYHAGLLPGDKVDQIEKLIAEKRPKENLAFVGDGINDAPVLSRADIGIAMGALGSDAAIEAADVVLMDDDPAKIALAMRIARRTKGIVYQNIVFALAIKAACLLLGALGIANMWAAIFADVGVMVLAVLNATRALYTKDLVKKDKLD